From the Paramormyrops kingsleyae isolate MSU_618 chromosome 7, PKINGS_0.4, whole genome shotgun sequence genome, one window contains:
- the nfil3 gene encoding nuclear factor interleukin-3-regulated protein isoform X1, with protein sequence MQMVKKESPSSGPYPDEDSLVLAVALQGQDSELMGHKLSNVPFKAKSSTCRRKREFIPDEKKDNIYWERRRKNNEAAKRSREKRRLNDMVLENKLMALGEENATLKAELLSLKLKFGLVSSSAYAQEVQKISSSTTALYQDFSTTGTSHSALNRDLEPSHLGSSCISVIKHPPLSVLSDISETSPLTHDGPLASLCRTPDLIKEEPVENGNYSMEVRERSSPYELYRNYMASPFPGNCFQPSPFSQMVRSSSNSPRTSDGDDGPVSKSSDGEDEQRVPKGPVPSAADPKSVIISTVKVPDAISSALPHKLRIKARAIQIKVEAIDPDYDSFGKPSSPVDMSAKGCYPAGKHTLPNFLQSSLSPLSLQVTNVQDWAPRADHWHKDHPETLKNGCKNRLCTNSPGPVTDKLAANFKDAESNLYLKQGIADLSAEVASLKRLITAQQQSSAGSIKSTTDYDSPSKGCHSK encoded by the coding sequence ATGCAAATGGTTAAGAAAGAGTCACCTTCCAGCGGGCCTTATCCCGATGAGGACTCTTTGGTCCTTGCAGTGGCCCTGCAAGGGCAAGACAGTGAGCTGATGGGCCACAAACTGTCCAACGTACCCTTCAAAGCAAAAAGTTCTACCTGCCGCAGGAAAAGGGAGTTCATCCCTGACGAAAAGAAGGACAACATCTACTGGGAACGGAGACGGAAGAACAATGAGGCAGCCAAGCGTTCACGGGAGAAACGGAGGCTCAATGACATGGTTCTGGAAAACAAGCTGATGGCCTTGGGAGAAGAGAATGCCACTCTCAAAGCCGAGCTGCTCTCCCTGAAGCTGAAATTTGGGTTGGTCAGCTCCTCTGCATATGCCCAAGAGGTGCAGAAGATCTCCAGCTCAACCACAGCGCTCTACCAAGACTTCAGTACTACTGGCACTAGTCACAGTGCACTCAACAGAGACCTGGAACCCTCTCACCTGGGCAGCAGCTGCATATCGGTCATTAAGCACCCTCCCCTCAGCGTGCTCTCGGACATCTCTGAGACCTCGCCCTTAACTCACGATGGCCCCCTGGCAAGCCTGTGTAGGACCCCTGACCTCATCAAAGAGGAGCCGGTGGAAAATGGCAACTACTCCATGGAAGTCAGGGAGCGGAGCAGTCCTTATGAACTGTACCGCAACTACATGGCCAGCCCCTTCCCGGGAAACTGCTTCCAGCCCTCGCCCTTCTCGCAAATGGTTCGGTCATCCAGCAACTCTCCCCGGACTTCAGATGGGGATGACGGGCCAGTGAGCAAATCCTCAGACGGCGAGGATGAGCAGCGGGTCCCAAAAGGTCCTGTGCCTTCTGCTGCTGATCCGAAGAGTGTTATTATCTCCACGGTCAAGGTGCCAGACGCCATCTCTTCTGCCCTGCCCCACAAGCTTCGAATCAAAGCCAGGGCCATCCAGATCAAGGTGGAGGCCATTGATCCTGACTACGATTCCTTTGGGAAGCCATCCTCTCCTGTCGACATGTCGGCAAAGGGGTGTTATCCAGCGGGCAAACATACCTTGCCCAACTTCCTGCAGTCCTCCCTGAGTCCCTTGTCTCTCCAGGTGACAAATGTCCAAGATTGGGCACCCCGGGCTGACCACTGGCATAAAGACCATCCAGAGACACTTAAAAATGGCTGCAAGAACCGCCTCTGCACTAACTCACCTGGCCCCGTAACAGACAAACTTGCTGCCAATTTCAAAGACGCGGAGTCGAACTTGTATCTGAAACAGGGCATTGCTGACTTGTCAGCAGAGGTGGCGTCCCTGAAGCGGCTGATCACCGCGCAGCAGCAGTCTTCGGCGGGATCCATCAAAAGCACTACTGATTATGACTCACCATCAAAAGGATGTCACTCGAAATGA
- the ror2 gene encoding tyrosine-protein kinase transmembrane receptor ROR2 isoform X2 codes for MHKSRIKSAVLISLLMLAALLVPSLKCAGNFLEFLEPVNNITTLQGQTATLHCKVLGNPKPNIKWLKNDAPVVQEQGRISIRKTESGSKLRIQDLDTTDTGYYQCVASNSVKVISATGVLYVRLGQSPTHGPDDPTQEKGFCQPYRGIACARVIGNRSIYVESLQMQGESENRITAALTMIGTSTHLTDQCSQFAIPSFCHYVFPLCDEGARGARQRQLCRDECEALESDLCHAEYDIARRNPLILMQLDLPKCHLLPHPSSPDAANCMRIGVPSDKLVAYSPTGHNCYNGSGADYRGTVSVTKSGYPCQAWSEQNPHIHRFSSVEFPELRGGHNYCRNPGGQMEGPWCFTLDKNVRVDLCDVRLCMPPENLKKEILYILIPSIAIPLVIACLFFLVCMCRNKQKESSDAPPCRQLTASPSQDMELPLLNQHKHQAKLREINLSAVRFMEELGEDRFGKVYKGHLYSTAPGEQTQVVAIKTVKDKDEGTLREEFRHEAMLRSRLQHPNLVCLLGVVTKEQPISMVFSYSGHGDLHEFLVIRSPHSDVGSSDDDKTVRSTLEQADFLHIVTQVAAGMEYLSSHHVVHKDLATRNILVCDKLNVKILDLGLFREVYSADYYKLMGNNPFPIRWMSPEAIMYGKFSTDSDIWSYGVVLWEIFSYGLQPYCGYSNQEVIEMVRNRQVLSCPDDCPAWIYTLMLECWNEFPARRPRFKDIHARLRAWESLSNYNSSAQTSGTSNTTQTSSLSTSPVSNISTTRYVSPKPKASPFPQPQFMPMKSQMRPMVPPQLYIPVNGYQPMPAYPYLQNFYPVQIPMQMPPQQMHPQMVPKAGSHHSGSGSTSTGYVTTAPSNTSGTDRAALLTEDAKTNEDEAPDGTSQTGLHCEDVSVPETELLGDNDTPLTDDLELHSEA; via the exons GTAACTTCCTGGAGTTCCTGGAACCGGTCAACAACATCACAACGCTCCAGGGACAAACGGCTACCCTGCACTGCAAGGTGCTGGGCAACCCCAAGCCCAACATCAAGTGGCTGAAGAACGACGCGCCCGTGGTCCAGGAACAGGGCCGCATCTCCATCCGCAAGACCGAGTCGGGCTCTAAGCTGCGCATCCAGGACCTAGACACCACCGACACGGGATACTACCAGTGTGTGGCCTCCAACAGCGTCAAGGTTATCTCTGCCACAGGGGTACTCTACGTCCGCCTTG GTCAATCGCCAACACATGGACCAGATGACCC GACCCAAGAGAAAGGCTTCTGCCAGCCGTACCGGGGCATCGCCTGCGCTCGCGTCATCGGGAACCGCAGCATCTACGTGGAATCGCTGCAGATGCAGGGAGAGAGCGAGAACCGCATCACAG CCGCGCTGACCATGATCGGCACATCCACGCACCTGACAGACCAGTGCTCCCAGTTTGCCATCCCGTCTTTCTGCCACTACGTGTTCCCGCTGTGCGACGAGGGTGCCAGGGGGGCGCGCCAGCGGCAGCTCTGCCGGGACGAGTGCGAGGCGCTGGAGAGTGACCTCTGCCACGCCGAGTACGACATCGCTCGCAGGAACCCACTTATTCTCATGCAGCTGGACCTGCCCAAATGTCACCTACTGCCCCACCCCAGCTCGCCCGACGCCGCCAACTGCATGCGCATCGGCGTGCCCAGTGACAAACTTGTGGCAT ATTCTCCCACAGGTCACAACTGCTACAACGGCAGCGGCGCTGACTACCGGGGCACCGTCAGCGTCACCAAGTCAGGCTATCCGTGTCAGGCCTGGAGCGAGCAAAACCCCCACATCCACCGCTTCTCATCCGTCGAGTTCCCGGAGCTGAGGGGGGGTCACAACTACTGCCGCAACCCCGGGGGCCAGATGGAGGGGCCCTGGTGCTTCACACTGGACAAGAACGTGCGGGTGGACCTGTGCGATGTGCGACTGTGCA TGCCCCCCGAGAACCTGAAGAAGGAGATCCTGTACATCCTCATCCCCAGCATCGCCATCCCCCTGGTCATCGCCTGCCTCTTCTTCCTGGTATGCATGTGCCGGAACAAGCAGAAGGAATCGTCGGACGCGCCCCCCTGCCGACAGCTCACGGCCTCGCCCAGCCAGGACATGGAGTTGCCCCTCCTCAACCAACACAAGCACCAG GCCAAGCTGCGAGAGATCAACCTGTCGGCTGTACGTTTCATGGAGGAGTTGGGAGAGGACCGCTTTGGGAAGGTCTACAAAGGTCATCTGTACAGTACAGCACCTGGTGAACAGACACAGGTGGTCGCAATCAAAACGGTGAAGGACAAGGATGAGGGAACATTACGGGAAGAGTTCCGGCACGAGGCCATGCTCAGGTCACGCCTCCAGCACCCCAACCTAGTGTGCTTGCTGGGCGTGGTCACCAAGGAGCAGCCAATCAGTATGGTCTTCAGTTACTCTGGCCATGGAGACCTCCACGAATTCTTAGTCATACGGTCGCCTCACTCAGATGTGGGCAGCTCGGATGACGACAAGACGGTGAGGTCCACGTTGGAGCAGGCAGACTTCCTGCACATCGTGACCCAGGTGGCGGCCGGAATGGAGTACCTGTCAAGCCACCACGTGGTCCATAAAGACCTGGCCACTCGTAACATTCTGGTCTGCGACAAGCTCAACGTCAAGATCCTTGACCTGGGCCTTTTCCGGGAAGTCTATTCCGCAGACTACTACAAACTGATGGGAAACAACCCATTCCCCATCCGATGGATGTCTCCGGAGGCCATCATGTATGGGAAGTTCTCCACAGATTCAGACATCTGGTCCTATGGCGTGGTGCTCTGGGAGATCTTCAGCTATGGGCTGCAGCCCTACTGCGGCTACTCCAACCAGGAAGTCATCGAAATGGTGCGTAACCGGCAGGTACTCTCTTGCCCGGACGACTGCCCCGCCTGGATCTACACCCTCATGCTCGAGTGCTGGAACGAGTTCCCCGCCCGGAGGCCCCGCTTCAAGGACATTCACGCTAGACTGAGGGCCTGGGAGAGCCTGTCCAACTACAACAGCTCTGCTCAGACCTCTGGAACCAGCAACACCACGCAGACAAGCTCGCTCAGCACCAGTCCCGTCAGCAACATCAGCACCACCCGGTACGTCAGCCCCAAGCCCAAGGCCTCACCCTTCCCTCAGCCTCAGTTCATGCCCATGAAAAGCCAGATGAGGCCCATGGTGCCCCCTCAACTCTACATTCCCGTCAATGGCTACCAGCCCATGCCAGCCTACCCCTACCTGCAGAACTTCTACCCCGTCCAGATTCCCATGCAGATGCCGCCCCAGCAGATGCACCCCCAGATGGTGCCGAAGGCCGGCTCACATCACAGCGGCAGCGGCTCCACCAGCACCGGCTATGTCACCACCGCACCCTCCAATACGTCGGGCACGGATCGGGCCGCACTGTTGACGGAGGACGCCAAGACCAACGAGGACGAAGCACCAGACGGCACATCGCAGACCGGCCTGCACTGTGAGGACGTGTCCGTCCCTGAGACCGAGCTGCTGGGGGACAACGACACTCCTCTGACAGATGACCTCGAGCTGCACTCCGAGGCATag
- the ror2 gene encoding tyrosine-protein kinase transmembrane receptor ROR2 isoform X1 gives MHKSRIKSAVLISLLMLAALLVPSLKCAAADADLSQPAEADGFAEAQSRDLPTSEGNFLEFLEPVNNITTLQGQTATLHCKVLGNPKPNIKWLKNDAPVVQEQGRISIRKTESGSKLRIQDLDTTDTGYYQCVASNSVKVISATGVLYVRLGQSPTHGPDDPTQEKGFCQPYRGIACARVIGNRSIYVESLQMQGESENRITAALTMIGTSTHLTDQCSQFAIPSFCHYVFPLCDEGARGARQRQLCRDECEALESDLCHAEYDIARRNPLILMQLDLPKCHLLPHPSSPDAANCMRIGVPSDKLVAYSPTGHNCYNGSGADYRGTVSVTKSGYPCQAWSEQNPHIHRFSSVEFPELRGGHNYCRNPGGQMEGPWCFTLDKNVRVDLCDVRLCMPPENLKKEILYILIPSIAIPLVIACLFFLVCMCRNKQKESSDAPPCRQLTASPSQDMELPLLNQHKHQAKLREINLSAVRFMEELGEDRFGKVYKGHLYSTAPGEQTQVVAIKTVKDKDEGTLREEFRHEAMLRSRLQHPNLVCLLGVVTKEQPISMVFSYSGHGDLHEFLVIRSPHSDVGSSDDDKTVRSTLEQADFLHIVTQVAAGMEYLSSHHVVHKDLATRNILVCDKLNVKILDLGLFREVYSADYYKLMGNNPFPIRWMSPEAIMYGKFSTDSDIWSYGVVLWEIFSYGLQPYCGYSNQEVIEMVRNRQVLSCPDDCPAWIYTLMLECWNEFPARRPRFKDIHARLRAWESLSNYNSSAQTSGTSNTTQTSSLSTSPVSNISTTRYVSPKPKASPFPQPQFMPMKSQMRPMVPPQLYIPVNGYQPMPAYPYLQNFYPVQIPMQMPPQQMHPQMVPKAGSHHSGSGSTSTGYVTTAPSNTSGTDRAALLTEDAKTNEDEAPDGTSQTGLHCEDVSVPETELLGDNDTPLTDDLELHSEA, from the exons GTAACTTCCTGGAGTTCCTGGAACCGGTCAACAACATCACAACGCTCCAGGGACAAACGGCTACCCTGCACTGCAAGGTGCTGGGCAACCCCAAGCCCAACATCAAGTGGCTGAAGAACGACGCGCCCGTGGTCCAGGAACAGGGCCGCATCTCCATCCGCAAGACCGAGTCGGGCTCTAAGCTGCGCATCCAGGACCTAGACACCACCGACACGGGATACTACCAGTGTGTGGCCTCCAACAGCGTCAAGGTTATCTCTGCCACAGGGGTACTCTACGTCCGCCTTG GTCAATCGCCAACACATGGACCAGATGACCC GACCCAAGAGAAAGGCTTCTGCCAGCCGTACCGGGGCATCGCCTGCGCTCGCGTCATCGGGAACCGCAGCATCTACGTGGAATCGCTGCAGATGCAGGGAGAGAGCGAGAACCGCATCACAG CCGCGCTGACCATGATCGGCACATCCACGCACCTGACAGACCAGTGCTCCCAGTTTGCCATCCCGTCTTTCTGCCACTACGTGTTCCCGCTGTGCGACGAGGGTGCCAGGGGGGCGCGCCAGCGGCAGCTCTGCCGGGACGAGTGCGAGGCGCTGGAGAGTGACCTCTGCCACGCCGAGTACGACATCGCTCGCAGGAACCCACTTATTCTCATGCAGCTGGACCTGCCCAAATGTCACCTACTGCCCCACCCCAGCTCGCCCGACGCCGCCAACTGCATGCGCATCGGCGTGCCCAGTGACAAACTTGTGGCAT ATTCTCCCACAGGTCACAACTGCTACAACGGCAGCGGCGCTGACTACCGGGGCACCGTCAGCGTCACCAAGTCAGGCTATCCGTGTCAGGCCTGGAGCGAGCAAAACCCCCACATCCACCGCTTCTCATCCGTCGAGTTCCCGGAGCTGAGGGGGGGTCACAACTACTGCCGCAACCCCGGGGGCCAGATGGAGGGGCCCTGGTGCTTCACACTGGACAAGAACGTGCGGGTGGACCTGTGCGATGTGCGACTGTGCA TGCCCCCCGAGAACCTGAAGAAGGAGATCCTGTACATCCTCATCCCCAGCATCGCCATCCCCCTGGTCATCGCCTGCCTCTTCTTCCTGGTATGCATGTGCCGGAACAAGCAGAAGGAATCGTCGGACGCGCCCCCCTGCCGACAGCTCACGGCCTCGCCCAGCCAGGACATGGAGTTGCCCCTCCTCAACCAACACAAGCACCAG GCCAAGCTGCGAGAGATCAACCTGTCGGCTGTACGTTTCATGGAGGAGTTGGGAGAGGACCGCTTTGGGAAGGTCTACAAAGGTCATCTGTACAGTACAGCACCTGGTGAACAGACACAGGTGGTCGCAATCAAAACGGTGAAGGACAAGGATGAGGGAACATTACGGGAAGAGTTCCGGCACGAGGCCATGCTCAGGTCACGCCTCCAGCACCCCAACCTAGTGTGCTTGCTGGGCGTGGTCACCAAGGAGCAGCCAATCAGTATGGTCTTCAGTTACTCTGGCCATGGAGACCTCCACGAATTCTTAGTCATACGGTCGCCTCACTCAGATGTGGGCAGCTCGGATGACGACAAGACGGTGAGGTCCACGTTGGAGCAGGCAGACTTCCTGCACATCGTGACCCAGGTGGCGGCCGGAATGGAGTACCTGTCAAGCCACCACGTGGTCCATAAAGACCTGGCCACTCGTAACATTCTGGTCTGCGACAAGCTCAACGTCAAGATCCTTGACCTGGGCCTTTTCCGGGAAGTCTATTCCGCAGACTACTACAAACTGATGGGAAACAACCCATTCCCCATCCGATGGATGTCTCCGGAGGCCATCATGTATGGGAAGTTCTCCACAGATTCAGACATCTGGTCCTATGGCGTGGTGCTCTGGGAGATCTTCAGCTATGGGCTGCAGCCCTACTGCGGCTACTCCAACCAGGAAGTCATCGAAATGGTGCGTAACCGGCAGGTACTCTCTTGCCCGGACGACTGCCCCGCCTGGATCTACACCCTCATGCTCGAGTGCTGGAACGAGTTCCCCGCCCGGAGGCCCCGCTTCAAGGACATTCACGCTAGACTGAGGGCCTGGGAGAGCCTGTCCAACTACAACAGCTCTGCTCAGACCTCTGGAACCAGCAACACCACGCAGACAAGCTCGCTCAGCACCAGTCCCGTCAGCAACATCAGCACCACCCGGTACGTCAGCCCCAAGCCCAAGGCCTCACCCTTCCCTCAGCCTCAGTTCATGCCCATGAAAAGCCAGATGAGGCCCATGGTGCCCCCTCAACTCTACATTCCCGTCAATGGCTACCAGCCCATGCCAGCCTACCCCTACCTGCAGAACTTCTACCCCGTCCAGATTCCCATGCAGATGCCGCCCCAGCAGATGCACCCCCAGATGGTGCCGAAGGCCGGCTCACATCACAGCGGCAGCGGCTCCACCAGCACCGGCTATGTCACCACCGCACCCTCCAATACGTCGGGCACGGATCGGGCCGCACTGTTGACGGAGGACGCCAAGACCAACGAGGACGAAGCACCAGACGGCACATCGCAGACCGGCCTGCACTGTGAGGACGTGTCCGTCCCTGAGACCGAGCTGCTGGGGGACAACGACACTCCTCTGACAGATGACCTCGAGCTGCACTCCGAGGCATag
- the nfil3 gene encoding nuclear factor interleukin-3-regulated protein isoform X2: MYFVLNFTEPCATHHSQSPYSAYAKSFLGLRSSLAHGGNMGSRRKREFTPDSEKDSSYWVKRKRNNEAARRSRQRRRMDEFLLETRAVELLRENEKLKAKLSAVQYRFLEVGNTRDLFADRIAPQSYSTQWLHHYATSRSPFDAPVILPSAIQSCNATCEVSQTLFHDRLSSHGGSMHSPDFSNLGTFCMFPSSTNLTVNPKETYLARANTLPSVEYLRSRSNSTNLAGNAFSVKDYFANGTNFSTGYSLFQDKETLHYQYPVASSVKESDTVSCKDNRHSVTRQDQDLVTKHKASDAHSEGLSSRQQWYDYNSSQNNTKHASGLNVVNGGAGVHCLPYKLRFKANSLQTHSDHRITARMGHEKADSDTGRSVLCRNAAGDTHQEKNCVNY; encoded by the exons ATGTACTTCGTTTTGAACTTTACG GAGCCGTGCGCCACGCACCACTCCCAAAGCCCGTACAGCGCCTATGCGAAATCATTCCTCGGCTTAAGGTCGAGCTTGGCGCATGGAGGAAACATGGGCTCCCGGAGAAAACGAGAATTTACGCCGGACAGTGAGAAGGACAGCAGCTACTGGGTGAAACGGAAACGGAACAACGAGGCAGCGAGACGGTCGAGGCAACGCAGGCGGATGGATGAATTTCTCTTAGAGACGCGGGCAGTGGAGCTTCTTCGGGAGAATGAGAAACTAAAGGCGAAACTGTCAGCTGTACAGTATCGCTTCCTTGAAGTGGGAAATACCCGCGACCTCTTCGCTGACAGAATCGCCCCCCAAAGCTACTCAACACAGTGGCTCCATCATTACGCAACCAGCAGATCTCCTTTCGACGCGCCTGTCATCCTGCCGTCGGCTATTCAGTCCTGCAATGCGACCTGTGAAGTTTCTCAAACTTTGTTTCACGACAGACTTTCCAGTCACGGGGGATCGATGCATTCGCCAGATTTTTCAAATCTTGGAACATTTTGCATGTTTCCGAGTAGCACTAATCTTACTGTTAATCCAAAAGAAACTTACCTGGCCAGAGCGAATACTCTCCCGAGTGTCGAGTACTTACGGAGCCGAAGCAACTCCACTAATTTAGCGGGGAATGCATTTAGCGTTAAGGATTATTTTGCAAATGGTACGAATTTCAGCACTGGATACAGTTTATTCCAGGACAAGGAAACTTTGCACTATCAATATCCAGTCGCATCGTCGGTTAAGGAGTCGGATACAGTATCTTGTAAAGATAACAGGCACAGTGTCACTCGTCAGGATCAGGACCTTGTAACCAAACACAAGGCCTCCGATGCTCATAGTGAAGGTCTGTCATCTCGGCAACAGTGGTACGACTATAACTCATCACAAAATAACACGAAACATGCATCAGGCCTGAATGTGGTTAACGGAGGGGCAGGTGTGCACTGTTTACCGTATAAGCTGagattcaaagccaacagtttGCAAACACACAGCGATCATCGCATAACGGCGCGCATGGGACATGAGAAAGCGGACTCGGACACAGGAAGGTCCGTTCTGTGCAGAAATGCCGCGGGGGACACCCATCAAGAAAAAAACTGCGTAAATTACTAG